A genomic region of Antennarius striatus isolate MH-2024 chromosome 2, ASM4005453v1, whole genome shotgun sequence contains the following coding sequences:
- the tsr2 gene encoding pre-rRNA-processing protein TSR2 homolog isoform X2: MAASAASRELFAKGVQAVLQSWPVLQIAVDNGFGGVYGQQKADWMVDVVQQYFLDNADLQQEEVEDFIAQLMDQEFDTVVDDGSLPQIAVSLLQVFSQWQQGALQQLKHTINILTQRSDKRAKVTAQPTESDDDSDETQMDCQSSSPPVRTQPPPPPPDEDGWTVVRKKK, from the exons ATGGCGGCCTCCGCGGCTTCACGTGAGCTGTTCGCGAAGGGAGTTCAAGCGGTTCTGCAAAGCTGGCCCGTTCTCCAG ATCGCTGTTGACAATGGGTTCGGAGGTGTGTACGGGCAGCAGAAAGCTGATTGGATGGTGGATGTTGTCCAGCAGTACTTCCTAGACAATG CTGacctgcagcaggaggaggttgAGGACTTCATTGCACAGCTAATGGATCAAGAGTTTGATACAGTGGTGGATGATGGGAGTTTACCTCAG ATTGCCGTCAGTCTGCTTCAGGTGTTCAGTCAgtggcagcagggggcgctgcagcagctaaaacacaccatcaacatTTTAACACAGAGGAGTGATAAGAGGGCAAAGGTCACGGCTCAGCCCACGGAATCTGATGACGACAGTGACGAAACACAG ATGGACTGTCagtcatccagtccaccagtaAGGACGcaaccccctcctccacctccggATGAAGATGGCTGGACGGTGGTCCGTAAAAAGAAGTGA
- the tsr2 gene encoding pre-rRNA-processing protein TSR2 homolog isoform X1 has protein sequence MAASAASRELFAKGVQAVLQSWPVLQIAVDNGFGGVYGQQKADWMVDVVQQYFLDNADLQQEEVEDFIAQLMDQEFDTVVDDGSLPQIAVSLLQVFSQWQQGALQQLKHTINILTQRSDKRAKVTAQPTESDDDSDETQKMDCQSSSPPVRTQPPPPPPDEDGWTVVRKKK, from the exons ATGGCGGCCTCCGCGGCTTCACGTGAGCTGTTCGCGAAGGGAGTTCAAGCGGTTCTGCAAAGCTGGCCCGTTCTCCAG ATCGCTGTTGACAATGGGTTCGGAGGTGTGTACGGGCAGCAGAAAGCTGATTGGATGGTGGATGTTGTCCAGCAGTACTTCCTAGACAATG CTGacctgcagcaggaggaggttgAGGACTTCATTGCACAGCTAATGGATCAAGAGTTTGATACAGTGGTGGATGATGGGAGTTTACCTCAG ATTGCCGTCAGTCTGCTTCAGGTGTTCAGTCAgtggcagcagggggcgctgcagcagctaaaacacaccatcaacatTTTAACACAGAGGAGTGATAAGAGGGCAAAGGTCACGGCTCAGCCCACGGAATCTGATGACGACAGTGACGAAACACAG AAGATGGACTGTCagtcatccagtccaccagtaAGGACGcaaccccctcctccacctccggATGAAGATGGCTGGACGGTGGTCCGTAAAAAGAAGTGA
- the srpk3 gene encoding SRSF protein kinase 3 isoform X1, translated as MLIAVGAGSGNAGGSKKHRRRGKKHRRVRADENQPDVIDHQKLKSNSSPHPPLLQNDTPPCHQNTPESATSPGSIAACSEVLQESSTAPQNPMPQATLLPSDAILLPPMSMPQPHCPPHQSIIIHSPPSAEEENSVRVKVPPDSSLQNSLIINQSPPTTSPCPAHNTSPPSVITQKSSRVPHRTDTQTLSDDQSPLAVPNDLIHNASERSRVPAKAPLSPPLNPAHPDSFLLTSVTFTSSVSSHLYTPVCSSPGLCSLNTLGPPIGLLPIIASGTPQLMTPPLTLSPPPPELTPPPAQLLGSDDEEQEDPSDYCKGGYYPVKIGDLFNGRYHVVRKLGWGHFSTVWLCWDLQKKRFVALKVVKSAPHYTETAVDEIKLLRCVRDSDPSDPYRETIVQLIDDFKISGVNGVHVCMVLEVLGHQLLKWIIKSNYMGLPLACVKTIIRQVLQGLDYLHTKCKIIHTDIKPENILLDVDEVYIRRLAAEATIWQRSGAPPPSGSSVSMAPKDLQGSKMSKNKKKKLKRKAKRQQTLLEERLLDLQRMDKKDCLSQHDDTDGILVVNGNTSCPTANRKTSPESNSSWLEDKCNGHASGRYSSPASGLSGLSSSVMSATSESTVSTQSGYSSGRDDLSASDFILSPLDPINAHKLRVKIADLGNACWVHKHFTEDIQTRQYRALEVLIGAEYGPPADIWSTACMAFELATGDYLFEPHSGEDYTRDEDHIAHIIELLGPVPLPFALSGRYSREYFNRRGELRHISSLKPWGLFEVLLEKYEWPLDQAAQFSDFLLTMLDLQPDRRSTAAQCLQHAWLNTHT; from the exons ATGTTGATAG CAGTCggagcaggaagtggaaatGCTGGCGGCAGTAAGAAGCACCGGCGGAGAGGGAAAAAACATCGGAGAGTCCGAGCAGATGAGAACCA GCCTGATGTCATTGACCATCAGAAACTAAAGTCCAACAGCAGCCCCCACCCACCATTATTGCAGAATGACACCCCGCCTTGCCATCAGAATACTCCAGAGTCTGCCACGTCACCAGGAAGCATTGCAGCATGTAGTGAAGTCCTCCAGGAGTCCTCTACAGCACCTCAAAATCCCATGCCCCAAGCCACCTTGTTACCCAGCGATGCCATACTGCTGCCCCCCATGAGTATGCCCCAGCCACACTGCCCCCCTCACCAGAGCATCATCATCCATTCACCACCCTCTGCGGAAGAAGAGAACTCAGTCAGAGTCAAAGTTCCTCCTGACAGTTCCCTTCAGAATTCTCTGATCATCAACCAATCACCTCCCACCACATCTCCGTGTCCCGcccacaacacatcaccgcCAAGCGTCATTACCCAGAAGTCCTCTAGAGTTCCTCACAGAACTGACACTCAGACTCTCTCTGATGACCAATCACCTCTAGCTGTACCAAATGATCTCATCCATAATGCCTCTGAACGATCACGTGTTCCTGCCAAAGCTCCTCTCAGTCCTCCATTGAACCCTGCCCATCCCGACTCCTTTCTGCTGACCTCAGTGACCTTCACCTCCAGTGTCTCCTCCCACCTGTACACGCCTGTGTGCTCCTCTCCTGGGCTGTGCTCGCTCAACACTCTGGGCCCTCCCATCGGTCTCCTTCCCATAATCGCTTCAGGGACACCTCAGCTGATGACTCCTCCTCTCACGCTTAGTCCGCCCCCTCCTGAGttaaccccgccccctgctCAGCTGCTGGGCtctgatgatgaagagcaggaAGACCCCTCAGATTACTGCAAAG GTGGGTACTACCCTGTGAAGATCGGTGACCTCTTCAACGGGCGATACCACGTGGTCAGGAAACTGGGCTGGGGCCATTTCTCCACTGTGTGGCTCTGCTGGGACTTACA GAAAAAGCGTTTTGTGGCGCTGAAGGTGGTGAAGAGCGCTCCTCATTACACCGAGACAGCTGTGGATGAGATTAAACTGCTCAGATGT GTGAGAGACAGTGACCCCTCTGACCCCTACAGAGAGACCATCGTCCAACTTATTGATGACTTCAAGATCTCTGGAGTCAACGGTGTCC ATGTCTGTATGGTTCTGGAGGTTTTGGGTCATCAGCTGTTAAAGTGGATCATCAAGTCAAACTACATGGGGCTCCCTCTGGCCTGTGTCAAGACCATCATCAGACAG GTCCTCCAGGGTCTAGACTATCTTCACACCAAATGTAAGATCATCCACACAGACATCAAACCAGAGAACATCTTATTAGATGTCGATGAGGTTTACATCAGAAGACTGGCTGCCGAAGCAACCATCTGGCAGCGATctggagccccgcccccttccgGGTCATCAG tTAGCATGGCCCCCAAGGATCTACAG ggaagtaaaatgtcaaagaacaagaagaagaagttgaaaAGGAAAGCGAAGCGGCAGCAGACGCTGTTGGAAGAGAGACTGCTGGATCTACAG AGGATGGATAAAAAGGACTGCCTGTCACAACATGATGACACGGATG GGATTCTGGTTGTAAatggaaacacttcctgtcccacAGCCAACAGGAAAACAAGCCCCGAGTCCAACTCCTCCTGGTTGGAGGACAAGTGTAACGGCCATGCCAGTGGACGATACTCCAGCCCAGCCTCTGGCCTATCTGGGCTCTCCAGTTCTGTGATGTCAGCAACGTCTGAGTCAACAGTGTCTACGCAGTCAGGATACTCCAGTGGACGAGATG atttGAGCGCATCAGACTTCATCCTCAGTCCTCTGGATCCTATCAATGCTCACAAACTCAGAGTGAAGATTGCTGACCTGGGAAACGCCTGCTGGGTG CATAAACACTTCACTGAGGACATTCAGACTAGACAGTACAGAGCTCTTGAGGTTCTGATTGGAGCAGAATACGGACCGCCTGCTGACATCTGGAGCACAGCCTGCATG GCGTTCGAGTTGGCGACAGGAGATTACCTGTTTGAACCTCACTCAGGAGAAGATTACACCAGAGATGAAG ATCACATCGCTCACATCATCGAGTTGCTCGGACCGGTCCCTCTTCCGTTTGCTTTGTCTGGAAGGTACTCCAGAGAGTACTTCAACAGGAGAG GTGAGCTGCGTCACATCTCCAGCCTGAAGCCGTGGGGTCTGTTTGAGGTCCTGCTGGAGAAGTACGAGTGGCCGCTGGATCAGGCGGCGCAGTTCAGCGATTTCCTGTTGACCATGTTGGATCTGCAGCCTGATCGCAGATCGACTGCCGCCCAGTGTCTACAGCACGCGtggctgaacacacacacgtaa
- the grm6a gene encoding glutamate receptor, metabotropic 6a, whose product MEAMLYALDQINSDSELLPNMTLGALILDTCSRDTYALEQSLTFVQALIQKDTSDIRCSNGEPPIIRKPERVVGVIGASASSVSIMVANILRLFEIPQVSYASTAPELSDNNRYDFFSRVVPPDTYQAQAMLDIVRALGWNYVSTLASEGNYGESGVNAFMHISREAGGVCIAQSVKIPREPTAGEFDKIIKRLMETSNARGVIIFANEDDIKCVLEAAKRGNLTGHFVFVGSDSWGAKSSPIADLEEVAEGAVTILPKRASIDGFDQYFMSRSLENNRRNIWFNEFWEDDFRCKLTRPGIKLDPDKKKCTGEERIGRDSSYEQEGKVQFVIDAVYAVAYALHSMHHDLCPGSSGVCSSMDPVEGRLLLDYIRSVNFNGSAGTSVLFNEDGDAPGRYDIFQFQMTNHSHPGYRFIGQWTNNLRLNVEEMQWSGGDRSLPDSVCSFPCKPGERKKMVKGVPCCWHCELCDGYRYQLDEFTCETCPSDMRPTPNRTTCHPTPIIKLEWNSPWALVPASLAMLGILATSGVVITFIRFHDTPIVRASGRELSYVLLTGIFLIYLITFLMIAEPGVVICAFRRLLLGLGMAITYSAMLTKTNRIYRIFEQGKRSVTPPKFISPSSQLIITFVLISFQVLGVFVWFAVIPPHTIIDYEELRPPNPNLARGILKCDMSDMSIICCLSYSMILMVTCTVYAVKSRGVPETFNEAKPIGFTMYTTCIIWLAFVPIFFGTAQSTEKMFIQTATLTVSMSLSAYVSLGMLYMPKVYVIVFHPEQNVQKRKRSFKTIVQARLSQKSSNEKQNGETKIEPDRSQ is encoded by the exons ATGGAGGCCATGTTGTATGCTCTGGACCAAATCAACAGTGACTCGGAGCTGCTGCCCAACATGACGCTGGGGGCCCTGATCCTGGACACTTGTTCTAGAGACACCTACGCCCTGGAGCAGTCCCTCACCTTTGTCCAGGCCCTGATCCAGAAGGACACATCTGACATCCGCTGCTCCAATGGAGAACCGCCCATcatcaggaagccagagagggTGGTGGGAGTGATTGGGGCATCGGCAAGTTCCGTGTCTATCATGGTGGCCAACATCCTGAGACTGTTTGAG ATCCCTCAGGTGAGCTATGCGTCGACAGCTCCAGAGCTCAGTGATAACAACCGCTACGACTTCTTCTCGCGGGTGGTTCCTCCGGACACGTATCAGGCTCAGGCCATGCTGGACATCGTCAGGGCTCTGGGCTGGAACTACGTCTCCACGTTGGCGTCTGAGGGAAACTATGGCGAGAGCGGCGTCAACGCCTTCATGCACATCTCTAGAGAGGCTG GTGGCGTGTGTATCGCTCAGTCGGTGAAGATTCCTCGTGAGCCTACTGCTGGAGAGTTTGACAAGATCATCAAACGTCTCATGGAGACAAGTAACGCCAGAGGAGTGATTATCTTCGCCAATGAGGACGACATCAA GTGTGTTCTTGAGGCAGCAAAGCGTGGCAACCTGACAGGTCACTTCGTGTTTGTGGGATCAGACAGTTGGGGAGCAAAGAGTTCACCAATTGCAGATCTGGAAGAGGTCGCCGAGGGTGCCGTCACCATCCTACCAAAACGAGCTTCAATAGACG GATTTGATCAGTATTTCATGTCTCGTTCTCTGGAGAACAACCGGAGGAACATCTGGTTCAATGAGTTCTGGGAGGACGACTTCAGGTGTAAACTGACCCGACCTGGAATCAAACTGGACCCAGACAAGAAGAAATGCACAG GTGAGGAGAGAATCGGTCGGGACTCATCCTACGAACAGGAGGGGAAGGTTCAGTTTGTTATCGATGCCGTCTATGCCGTTGCTTATGCTCTGCACAGCATGCATCACGACCTTTGTCCTGGCAGCAGTGGCGTCTGCAGCAGCATGGACCCGGTAGAGGGACGCCTACTGCTGGACTACATCAGATCGGTCAACTTCAACG GTAGTGCAGGCACCAGTGTGTTGTTCAATGAGGACGGAGATGCTCCTGGCCGTTATGACATCTTTCAGTTCCAGATGACCAATCATAGCCATCCTGGGTACCGTTTCATTGGCCAGTGGACCAACAACCTGAGACTCAAT GTGGAGGAGATGCAGTGGTCCGGAGGTGACCGTTCTCTTCCGGATTCTGTATGTAGTTTTCCTTGTAAGccaggagagagaaagaagatgGTGAAAGGAGTTCCCTGCTGTTGGCACTGTGAG CTCTGTGATGGCTACCGGTACCAGTTGGATGAGTTCACCTGTGAGACCTGTCCATCAGACATGCGCCCCACCCCCAACAGGACCACCTGTCATCCTACTCCAATCATCAAGTTGGAATGGAACTCCCCCTGGGCCCTAGTGCCCGCCTCATTGGCAATGCTCGGCATCCTTGCAACGAGCGGTGTGGTGATCACTTTCATCCGCTTTCATGACACGCCCATCGTCAGGGCGTCGGGGAGGGAGCTCAGTTACGTACTGCTGACAG GTATCTTCCTCATCTATCTTATCACCTTCCTGATGATCGCAGAGCCAGGAGTGGTGATTTGTGCATTTCGGCGCCTCCTGCTGGGTCTTGGCATGGCCATCACCTACTCCGCCATGTTGACCAAAACCAACAGAATCTATCGCATCTTTGAGCAAGGCAAGAGATCGGTGACCCCGCCCAAATTCATCAGCCCCTCCTCTCAGCTCATCATCACCTTCGTCCTCATCTCTTTCCAG gtcctcggtgtgtttgtgtggttcgcTGTAATCCCTCCTCATACCATCATTGACTATGAGGAACTccgcccccccaaccccaacctggCTCGAGGCATCCTGAAGTGTGACATGTCTGACATGTCAATCATCTGCTGCCTCAGCTACAGCATGATACTCATG GTAACCTGTACAGTGTATGCAGTGAAGAGTCGAGGCGTTCCAGAGACGTTTAATGAAGCAAAGCCAATCGGTTTCACCATGTATACCACATGCATCATCTGGCTGGCCTTCGTTCCCATTTTCTTTGGTACAGCTCAGTCTACTGAGAAG ATGTTCATCCAAACCGCCACGCTGACTGTCTCCATGTCTCTCAGTGCGTATGTCTCGCTGGGGATGCTCTACATGCCAAAAGTTTACGTCATTGTTTTCCATCCAGAACAGAACGtccagaagaggaagagaagctTCAAG ACGATTGTCCAGGCCAGATTGTCACAGAAatcatcaaatgaaaaacagaatggAGAAACAAAGATTGAACCAGACAGATCACAGTGA
- the abt1 gene encoding activator of basal transcription 1: MEQREEDKEGMNTTAQTEEREAFKDEDEGKEEEGEVASETRTDEHDDDKNELWDDDEAATMKKNKQKEGKLTSCSDRKCVPGIIYLGHIPPGLRPKHLRNQLSMYGEIGRIFLQPEDRQIRRKKRKVGSRRCDFTEGWVEFRDKRVAKRVALSLNNTPMGNRKRSRFFSDLWSIKYLHRFQWTHLSERLAYEQMVLKQRLRTEVSQVKRETNFYLNNVERSTHLERQRKKRQRDGQEVEERTWDFTQRQTEDEIQMKKKRKKNSIAQKHLDKTLLAQQKSQSNVSLLAKIFNCKQNDG, encoded by the exons ATGGagcaaagagaggaagacaaggaGGGAATGAAcactacagcacagacagaggagagggaggccttcaaagatgaagatgagggcaaggaggaagagggagaagttGCTTCAGAGACACGAACAgatgaacatgatgatgataaaaatgaactatgggatgatgatgaggctgcaacgatgaagaaaaacaaacagaaggaaggtaaactcacttcctgttcagacaggaagtgtgtcccAGGTATCATCTATCTGGGTCATATACCTCCAGGGCTCCGCCCCAAACACCTGCGGAACCAGCTCTCGATGTACGGAGAGATTGGACGAATCTTCCTGCAGCCTGAAG ATCGTCAgatcaggaggaagaagaggaaagtggGTTCGAGGAGGTGTGACTTCACTGAGGGGTGGGTGGAGTTCAGAGACAAAAGAGTGGCTAAGAGAGTCGCCCTGTCGCTAAACAACACACCAATGGGAAACAGGAAACGCAGTCGCTTCTTCTCCGACCTCTGGTCCATCAAG TACTTGCACAGGTTCCAGTGGACTCATCTGAGCGAGCGTCTGGCCTACGAGCAGATGGTTCTGAAGCAGAGACTCAGGACTGAAGTGTCCCAGGTTAAGAGAGAGACAAACTTCTACCTGAACAACGTGGAGAGGAGCACTCACctggagagacagaggaagaagaggcagagagaCGGCCAAGAG gtggaggagaggacGTGGGACTTCACCCAGCGTCAGACTGAGGACGAGAtccagatgaagaagaagaggaagaagaactcCATTGCGCAGAAGCACCTGGACAAAACCCTCCTTGCTCAGCAAAAGAGCCAATCAAACGTCTCTCTGCTGGCCAAGATTTTCAACTGCAAGCAGAATGACGGCTAA
- the rad51c gene encoding DNA repair protein RAD51 homolog 3 encodes MQRPVSSLRLSPSVKVKLVSAGFQFTADLKDLDQSQLSRDAGLSQQEAMEVLQVVRRAGGGDEGGALSSVTALELLQKEEEELGSIVTFSSQLDAALDGGLPVGKTTEICGVPGVGKTQLCLQLAVDVQVPPCFGGVGGQVVYIDTEGSFVLQRVIDIATAAMQHCSLLVEDDEQRVAMETFTVENILSNILLVRCHDYVELLAELNLLPDFLCARPRVRLLVIDSVACPFRWLVDELSQRTRLLNVLAQQLITMATKYNIAVVVTNQMTTRLRGGQSHLVPALGENWGHAPTIRLLLHWEGSRRLATIIKSPCHMDSITQYEITGEGFRDADQSEQPQNKRTRTESYQSNG; translated from the exons ATGCAGAGGCCAGTGTCCAGTCTGCGACTGAGTCCCAGTGTGAAGGTAAAACTGGTCAGCGCTGGTTTCCAGTTCACCGCAGACCTTAAGGACctcgaccaatcacagctgagtAGAG ATGCTGGTCTGTCCCAGCAGGAGGCGATGGAGGTGCTGCAGGTTGTTAGGAGGGCTgggggaggagatgaaggaggggCCCTGTCCTCTGTGACGGCGCTTGAACTCCttcagaaggaagaggaggagcttgGGAGCATTGTTACGTTCTCCTCTCAGTTGGACGCCGCTCTGGATGGAGGACTACCTGTTGGAAAGACAACAGAAATCTGTGGCGTGCCGGGGGTCGGAAAAACACAGCTGTG CTTGCAGCTGGCGGTGGATGTCCAGGTGCCTCCTTGTTTCGGGGGGGTTGGAGGTCAGGTGGTCTACATTGACACTGAGGGTAGCTTCGTGCTTCAGAGAGTTATCGACATCGCCACTGCTGCTATGCAACACTGCTCCCTATTGGTGGAAGACGATGAGCAGCGGGTTGCTATGGAGACATTCACTGTGGAGAATATCCTGTCCAACATATTATTG GTTCGTTGCCATGACTACGTTGAGCTGCTAGCCGAGCTCAACCTGcttcctgacttcctgtgtgcGCGCCCCAGGGTCCGCCTTCTGGTGATTGACAGTGTGGCATGTCCATTCCGCTGGCTCGTTGATGAGCTGTCACAAAGGACACGTCTCCTCAATGTTCTGGCCCAACAGCTCATAACCATGGCAACCAAATACAATATTGCTGTGGTGGTAACTAACCAGATGACAACCAGGCTTCGGGGTGGTCAATCACATTTGGTTCCTGCCCTTGGAGAGAACTGGGGACATGCACCTACCATCCGGCTTCTCCTACACTGGGAGGGATCACGGCGGCTGGCGACCATCATTAAATCTCCATGTCACATGGACTCCATCACCCAATATGAGATCACCGGTGAAGGTTTCAGAgatgctgaccaatcagagcaacCACAGAACAAACGGACCCGAACAGAGAGTTACCAGTCAAATGGTTGA
- the srpk3 gene encoding uncharacterized protein srpk3 isoform X2 — protein sequence MLIAVGAGSGNAGGSKKHRRRGKKHRRVRADENQPDVIDHQKLKSNSSPHPPLLQNDTPPCHQNTPESATSPGSIAACSEVLQESSTAPQNPMPQATLLPSDAILLPPMSMPQPHCPPHQSIIIHSPPSAEEENSVRVKVPPDSSLQNSLIINQSPPTTSPCPAHNTSPPSVITQKSSRVPHRTDTQTLSDDQSPLAVPNDLIHNASERSRVPAKAPLSPPLNPAHPDSFLLTSVTFTSSVSSHLYTPVCSSPGLCSLNTLGPPIGLLPIIASGTPQLMTPPLTLSPPPPELTPPPAQLLGSDDEEQEDPSDYCKGGYYPVKIGDLFNGRYHVVRKLGWGHFSTVWLCWDLQKKRFVALKVVKSAPHYTETAVDEIKLLRCVRDSDPSDPYRETIVQLIDDFKISGVNGVHVCMVLEVLGHQLLKWIIKSNYMGLPLACVKTIIRQVLQGLDYLHTKCKIIHTDIKPENILLDVDEVYIRRLAAEATIWQRSGAPPPSGSSGRCLWFSSSWILQRPLNRTRVECEGRHCTLLPDVPEDSRLVLSACQQTTEGNLSGLVHRSQWDQYAPARNQQPNDSSLFLQSNVSPAGLTCLSEPGRFTFLLLELHWSHTTLSLGTVVFRQLSVYCFSGCFPNCLPLFVLLCSSNPSVCLSAYLSVNFTASISDVFFLFLSLSSSMSLSL from the exons ATGTTGATAG CAGTCggagcaggaagtggaaatGCTGGCGGCAGTAAGAAGCACCGGCGGAGAGGGAAAAAACATCGGAGAGTCCGAGCAGATGAGAACCA GCCTGATGTCATTGACCATCAGAAACTAAAGTCCAACAGCAGCCCCCACCCACCATTATTGCAGAATGACACCCCGCCTTGCCATCAGAATACTCCAGAGTCTGCCACGTCACCAGGAAGCATTGCAGCATGTAGTGAAGTCCTCCAGGAGTCCTCTACAGCACCTCAAAATCCCATGCCCCAAGCCACCTTGTTACCCAGCGATGCCATACTGCTGCCCCCCATGAGTATGCCCCAGCCACACTGCCCCCCTCACCAGAGCATCATCATCCATTCACCACCCTCTGCGGAAGAAGAGAACTCAGTCAGAGTCAAAGTTCCTCCTGACAGTTCCCTTCAGAATTCTCTGATCATCAACCAATCACCTCCCACCACATCTCCGTGTCCCGcccacaacacatcaccgcCAAGCGTCATTACCCAGAAGTCCTCTAGAGTTCCTCACAGAACTGACACTCAGACTCTCTCTGATGACCAATCACCTCTAGCTGTACCAAATGATCTCATCCATAATGCCTCTGAACGATCACGTGTTCCTGCCAAAGCTCCTCTCAGTCCTCCATTGAACCCTGCCCATCCCGACTCCTTTCTGCTGACCTCAGTGACCTTCACCTCCAGTGTCTCCTCCCACCTGTACACGCCTGTGTGCTCCTCTCCTGGGCTGTGCTCGCTCAACACTCTGGGCCCTCCCATCGGTCTCCTTCCCATAATCGCTTCAGGGACACCTCAGCTGATGACTCCTCCTCTCACGCTTAGTCCGCCCCCTCCTGAGttaaccccgccccctgctCAGCTGCTGGGCtctgatgatgaagagcaggaAGACCCCTCAGATTACTGCAAAG GTGGGTACTACCCTGTGAAGATCGGTGACCTCTTCAACGGGCGATACCACGTGGTCAGGAAACTGGGCTGGGGCCATTTCTCCACTGTGTGGCTCTGCTGGGACTTACA GAAAAAGCGTTTTGTGGCGCTGAAGGTGGTGAAGAGCGCTCCTCATTACACCGAGACAGCTGTGGATGAGATTAAACTGCTCAGATGT GTGAGAGACAGTGACCCCTCTGACCCCTACAGAGAGACCATCGTCCAACTTATTGATGACTTCAAGATCTCTGGAGTCAACGGTGTCC ATGTCTGTATGGTTCTGGAGGTTTTGGGTCATCAGCTGTTAAAGTGGATCATCAAGTCAAACTACATGGGGCTCCCTCTGGCCTGTGTCAAGACCATCATCAGACAG GTCCTCCAGGGTCTAGACTATCTTCACACCAAATGTAAGATCATCCACACAGACATCAAACCAGAGAACATCTTATTAGATGTCGATGAGGTTTACATCAGAAGACTGGCTGCCGAAGCAACCATCTGGCAGCGATctggagccccgcccccttccgGGTCATCAG GACGCTGCTTATGGTTTTCGTCCTCCTGGATTCTACAACGGCCTTTGAACAGGACCAGGGTGGAGTGTGAGGGGAGGCATTGCACCCTCCTCCCAGATGTACCTGAGGATAGTCGGCTTGTGTTGTCAGCCTGCCAGCAAACCACAGAAGGGAACCTGAGTGGGTTGGTCCACAGATCACAGTGGGATCAGTACGCACCAGCAAGAAATCAGCAACCCAATGACTCTTCACTGTTTCTCCAGTCCAACGTCTCTCCTGCAGGTTTGACCTGTCTGTCAGAACCTGGAAGATTTACTTTCCTCTTACTGGAGCTTCACTGGAGTCACACTACACTTTCATTGGGAACTGTGGTTTTCAGACAGTTGTCAGTCTACTGTTTTTCCGGCTGCTTTCCAAACTGTCTCCCTCTCTTTGTTCTCCTTTGCAGCTCTAATCCGTCTGTCTGCTTGTCTGCCTACCTGTCAGTTAACTTCACAGCTTCcatttctgatgttttcttcctgtttctctctctctcttcctccatgtctctctccctctag